The proteins below are encoded in one region of Nilaparvata lugens isolate BPH chromosome X, ASM1435652v1, whole genome shotgun sequence:
- the LOC111055791 gene encoding uncharacterized protein LOC111055791 isoform X2 has translation MKLSVSAFRAHHSAQKKILSTYHSSLNYGATSSASNQQPSSVGPASVAASMMVDKSGVGPDGGDPADPDSELRNNDDVCLDIDQSPSPSTPKNEEGGGMDKNQGNRTKSNQRWLKLRTTVQLSGAISTIQKKPPLKREDSFLKRFSTRQIPETQETMDTGEDGDGEGGAYSQNGARSFLQRRRHRRKHTRLSRTVVNPDENFYFYWLFLLTLCVLYNLWTLIVRESFPELQKLGSRVWFACDIFSDVIYLCDIVVQFRTGYLEQGLMVYDYKKLARHYVCCRAFFLDCTSLTPLDLFQYHMGTHPMLRFPRFLKVYRVYDYYYMVESRTVYPNLWRVINLIHILLILAHWFGCFYYLLSEAERFQGDWVYPYRPGEYATLTRKYLGSLYWSTLTLTTIGDLPTPETNADRVTTDGLQMLPRRGHKSRLLQFKNNRGYIFTIVSYLIGVFIFATIVGQVGNVITNRNANRLEFERLLDGAKTYMRHHKVPGGMKRRVLRWYDYSWSRGRIQGGGDINTALGLLPDKLKTELALHVNLSVLKKVTIFQECQPEFLHDLVLKMKAFIFTPGDLICRKGEVAREMFIIADGILEVMSETGRVLTTMKAGDFFGEIGILNLDGLNKRTADVRSVGYSELFSLSREDVLAAMTDYPEAEAILHSLGRKRLMEARNVNRNLRNLDNRNEKSFGRSFSPDPHNSRASKRIVQRLRSDVRGLKNVLRKSRRGGRSKDESLELQPLTSLQDQAASSSGKGLLNRMPNVWSDETSQEDEPTAAASNDGQEVIGAGLPLLQRLKLLREKEAAQAAAAAAATGATSAAPIPSSSSSTALADDKKDVEPGHSQLPLLQRLAQLKTKDDKPLVPESKTSSTTVRTQQKATPMSKILKTSKDDGKFGINISDKPDKGNVTWSGAIPKRYSTDESRRNQETDTQPTLEIKPRHIEQISTVRIPSAFGNKTSTWKVLKKVAIHDPPKTKQPVPRPTEGLPIDDEPPTGQSAPSFSQAQSQPDTDKKDGRGQEVTKNGDQETSSKGKGQVEPQFAQAKNKAQTLSVQCDDYFKPSSINRNKIGIDAHDLPDTSQKIGPSSKLRVRLVNKPESGRMRHAQSCDFPPGTSKTCSFGQGRQMISNVRMQNRTDNEQDTQVRSQSLDSCGSSVKEDGSRAKKVDDTAGFETRPESSNLQESSEDIELFNRAKAKSPESNETAERQNLKSILKKLSSSSLLQGNSDEDNGASPPVAQNGCELKKLMRAQTVEGYAARHSKLTKSVTFNRDTLQSPPHEDSTTPGSQFHFPKHPTQISQEEKREIQKPTRTEPLNDSTNESEEYGDESKVSAIDDLQLGYKMISDQLTNEENDQNEHISPKLIQGNIIEKPIDKNYFRSSPLLMKRMSKEEECFGDVLSGIKHVIQDQLEDFQSKFLNKFNDLEMEVKKRDDIICRLQTRIQELEENDPQENGDSSDNDQPFLRGDSVDTVIRSSPKLSSARSWEEPLEEEFVEAEEETAGIRNNVPIIPHVPNVPVPNVPPLLTMWGSTNIDIEPGTSSSSSESGEEIDYSTVPYNKNWEVEMLAEQLDQRANEPQPGTSGVNVRKRHSFSGHRTPHEDLRSKKKPLQTTKSLDECNDGSGRFSSLYRSMSIGNLHSTLMKNLGSFIWGNEDSTSQDTIPTISQTCPSHSTSPPPDI, from the exons AACGAAGAGTAATCAGAGGTGGTTGAAGTTGAGGACAACAGTTCAGCTGTCTGGTGCCATTTCCACCATCCAGAAAAAGCCGCCATTGAAGAGAGAAGACTCATTCTTGAAGCGATTTTCCACCAGGCAGATCCCTGAGACACAG GAGACAATGGATACCGGCGAGGATGGGGACGGGGAAGGGGGAGCCTATTCACAAAATGGCGCCCGCAGCTTCCTGCAGAGACGTCGCCACAGACGCAAACACACACGTCTGTCCAGAACCGTTGTGAATCCGGATGAGAACTTCTACTTCTACTGGCTTTTCCTTCTGACACTTTGTGTGCTGTACAACTTATGGACGCTGATTGTTCGGGAGAGTTTTCCCGAGCTTCAGAAATTGGGATCGAGAGTCTGGTTTGCCTGTGACATCTTCAGTGATGTCATTTACCTGTGCGACATCGTCGTGCAGTTCCGCACCGGGTACCTGGAGCAAGGCCTCATGGTCTATGATTACAAGAAGCTGGCTCGTCACTACGTCTGCTGCAGAGCGTTTTTTTTAGATTGCACCTCCCTCACTCCGCTCGATCTGTTCCAGTACCACATGGGCACCCATCCGATGCTTCGCTTTCCACGCTTTTTGAAG GTTTACCGGGTATACGACTACTATTATATGGTGGAATCTCGCACTGTTTATCCGAATCTGTGGAGAGTAATCAACCTGATCCACATCTTGCTGATCCTGGCACATTGGTTTGGCTGCTTCTACTATCTGCTATCAGAAGCGGAGCGGTTCCAAGGAGATTGGGTCTACCCATATAGACCGGGAGAATATGCAACCCTCACACGGAAATATCTTGGATCTTTGTATTGGTCAACTCTGACGCTAACAACTATAGGCGATCTTCCAACTCCTGAAACAAACGCTGA tcGCGTTACGACGGATGGCCTTCAAATGCTCCCCAGGCGGGGACACAAATCGCGTCTCCTCCAGTTTAAAAATAACAGAGG GTATATCTTCACAATCGTGAGCTATTTGATTGGAGTCTTCATTTTCGCTACAATTGTTG GGCAAGTTGGAAACGTGATCACCAACCGCAATGCGAATCGTTTGGAGTTTGAGAGATTGCTGGACGGAGCAAAGACCTACATGAGACACCATAAAGTCCCCGGAGGAATGAAGAGAAGAGTGCTTAGATGGTATGACTACTCCTGGTCAAG AGGACGAATTCAAGGAGGGGGTGACATAAATACTGCTCTAGGTCTTCTACCAGATAAACTCAAAACGGAATTGGCTCTTCATGTGAATCTGAGTGTTCTCAAAAAG gTTACCATTTTTCAAGAATGCCAACCGGAATTCCTGCATGACttagtattgaaaatgaaagCATTCATTTTCACTCCTGGAGATTTGATCTGCCGCAAAGGAGAGGTCGCAAGAGAAATGTTTATCATTGCCGATGGAATTCTTGAAGTCATGAG tGAAACTGGACGCGTATTAACCACTATGAAGGCTGGAGATTTCTTTGGAGAAATTGGGATTTTAAACTTGGATGGCTTGAATAA ACGAACGGCAGATGTGAGATCTGTAGGCTACTCAGAGCTGTTCAGTCTTTCCCGTGAGGATGTTCTGGCTGCCATGACGGACTATCCAGAGGCTGAGGCAATTTTACACAGCTTGGGAAGAAAAAGATTAATGGAAGCTAGGAATGTGAACAGGAATTTGAGGAACCTGG ATAACCGAAATGAGAAGAGCTTTGGAAGGAGTTTCTCTCCGGATCCACATAATAGTCGGGCCAGTAAACGGATAGTGCAACGGCTTAGAAGTGATGTGAGGGGGCTTAAAAATGTTCTCAGGAAGAGTAGACGAGGTGGAAG GTCAAAAGATGAATCATTGGAACTGCAGCCGCTAACCAGTCTACAGGATCAAGCTGCCTCAAGCTCTGGTAAAGGTTTACTGAACAGAATGCCCAACGTTTGGAGTGATGAGACATCACAAGAGGACGAACCAACTGCAGCAGCATCCAATGATGGCCAAGAAGTTATTGGAGCAGGCTTACCACTTCTTCAAAGATTGAAACTCCTCCGAGAGAAGGAAGCTGCTCAGgctgcagcagcagcagcagcaacagggGCCACAAGTGCTGCACCAATTCCTTCGTCATCATCCTCCACGGCACTAGCCGATGACAAAAAAGACGTTGAACCAGGACATAGTCAACTGCCATTGCTGCAAAGATTGGCTCAACTAAAAACCAAGGATGACAAACCTCTAGTCCCTGAATCTAAGACTTCATCTACAACTGTCAGAACTCAACAAAAGGCCACCCCAATGTCGAAAATATTAAAGACATCCAAAGATGATGGGAAATTCGGTATCAATATCAGTGATAAGCCTGACAAAGGGAATGTAACTTGGAGTGGAGCTATCCCGAAACGTTACAGTACTGATGAATCACGCCGCAACCAAGAGACTGATACACAACCTACATTAGAAATCAAACCAAGACACATTGAGCAAATCTCAACTGTTAGAATCCCATCTGCTTTCGGTAACAAAACATCAACATGGAAAGTACTGAAAAAGGTTGCTATTCATGACCCTCCAAAGACTAAACAACCTGTTCCACGACCAACTGAAGGTTTGCCAATTGATGATGAACCACCCACTGGTCAATCAGCTCCATCTTTCTCACAAGCTCAGAGTCAACCAGATACTGATAAAAAAGATGGAAGAGGCCAAGAAGTAACCAAGAATGGTGACCAAGAAACTAGTAGCAAGGGGAAAGGACAAGTAGAACCTCAATTTGCTCAAGCCAAAAATAAAGCTCAAACTTTATCAGTACAGTGTGACGACTATTTCAAGCCTAGCTCcatcaatagaaataaaatcgGCATAGATGCTCATGATCTACCGGATACATCACAGAAAATTGGTCCCAGCTCAAAACTAAGAGTCAGATTGGTTAATAAGCCAGAAAGTGGTAGAATGCGCCATGCTCAGTCTTGCGATTTTCCTCCAGGAACATCAAAGACCTGTAGCTTCGGACAAGGAAGGCAGATGATTTCCAATGTTCGAATGCAGAATAGAACAGACAATGAGCAGGATACACAGGTCAGGAGTCAAAGTTTGGATTCTTGTGGGTCTTCAGTTAAAGAGGATGGGTCTAGAGCAAAGAAGGTTGATGACACCGCAGGTTTTGAGACTCGACCTGAAAGTTCCAATCTGCAGGAGAGCAGCGAAGATATCGAACTATTCAATAGAGCTAAAGCAAAGTCACCAGAAAGTAACGAGACTGCAGAAAGACAGAATTTAAAGAGCATCTTGAAGAAATTGTCATCATCTTCACTCCTACAAGGTAATAGCGATGAGGATAATGGCGCATCTCCTCCCGTCGCGCAGAACGGGTGTGAGTTGAAGAAACTGATGCGTGCACAAACAGTGGAAGGATATGCAGCTCGCCATAGCAAGCTCACAAAGAGTGTCACATTCAACCGTGACACGTTGCAATCACCCCCTCACGAAGATAGCACTACTCCAGGCAGCCAATTTCATTTTCCCAAACATCCAACCCAAATTTCTCAAGAGGAAAAGCGAGAAATTCAAAAACCAACTAGAACAGAACCTCTGAATGATAGCACAAACGAATCTGAAGAGTACGGCGATGAATCCAAAGTATCAGCTATAGATGATTTGCAACTAGGGTATAAGATGATATCTGATCAACTGACCAACGAAGAGAACGATCAAAATGAGCACATATCACCGAAATTGATTCAGGgaaatatcattgaaaaaccAATAGATAAGAACTATTTCCGTTCAAGTCCATTGCTAATGAAACGAATGAGCAAAGAAGAGGAATGCTTCGGCGACGTTCTCTCGGGCATAAAACATGTCATTCAAGACCAATTG GAAGATTTTCAATCgaaatttctcaataaatttaatgatttggAAATGGAAGTCAAGAAGAGAGATGACATAATTTGCAGGTTGCAGACAAGGATACAAGAGCTTGAGGAG AACGATCCTCAAGAGAATGGCGACAGCTCAGATAATGATCAACCATTTTTG CGAGGCGATTCTGTGGATACGGTTATCCGCTCATCACCAAAACTGAGTAGCGCGAGATCCTGGGAGGAGCCATTGGAAGAGGAATTTGTGGAAGCTGAGGAAGAGACTGCGGGGATTAGAAACAACGTACCTATTATACCCCATGTACCCAACGTACCAGTACCCAATGTACCTCCTCTCCTCACCATGTGGGGAAGCACAAACATTGACATAGAGCCTGGCACCTCAAGCAGCTCCAGTGAATCCGGAGAAGAGATCGACTACAGCACAGTACCCTACAACAAGAATTGGGAGGTGGAGATGCTGGCTGAACAGCTAGACCAGAGAGCCAATGAGCCTCAGCCCGGCACCAGCGGCGTCAATGTCAGGAAACGCCACAGTTTCAGCGGTCACCGAACTCCACACGAAGACCTGAGAAGCAAGAAGAAACCGCTGCAGACAACTAAGTCTCTGGATGAATGCAATGACGGCTCTGGAAGGTTTTCCTCCCTCTACCGCAGCATGTCCATAGGCAATCTCCATTCCACCCTCATGAAAAATCTGGGCAGCTTCATCTGGGGCAATGAAGACAGCACTTCGCAAGACACCATACCCACCATCTCTCAAACCTGTCCTTCTCACAGCACTTCACCACCACCTGACATTTAA
- the LOC111055791 gene encoding uncharacterized protein LOC111055791 isoform X4, whose protein sequence is MELSALNRSKSESSLLLPNEGDKTKSNQRWLKLRTTVQLSGAISTIQKKPPLKREDSFLKRFSTRQIPETQETMDTGEDGDGEGGAYSQNGARSFLQRRRHRRKHTRLSRTVVNPDENFYFYWLFLLTLCVLYNLWTLIVRESFPELQKLGSRVWFACDIFSDVIYLCDIVVQFRTGYLEQGLMVYDYKKLARHYVCCRAFFLDCTSLTPLDLFQYHMGTHPMLRFPRFLKVYRVYDYYYMVESRTVYPNLWRVINLIHILLILAHWFGCFYYLLSEAERFQGDWVYPYRPGEYATLTRKYLGSLYWSTLTLTTIGDLPTPETNADRVTTDGLQMLPRRGHKSRLLQFKNNRGYIFTIVSYLIGVFIFATIVGQVGNVITNRNANRLEFERLLDGAKTYMRHHKVPGGMKRRVLRWYDYSWSRGRIQGGGDINTALGLLPDKLKTELALHVNLSVLKKVTIFQECQPEFLHDLVLKMKAFIFTPGDLICRKGEVAREMFIIADGILEVMSETGRVLTTMKAGDFFGEIGILNLDGLNKRTADVRSVGYSELFSLSREDVLAAMTDYPEAEAILHSLGRKRLMEARNVNRNLRNLDNRNEKSFGRSFSPDPHNSRASKRIVQRLRSDVRGLKNVLRKSRRGGRSKDESLELQPLTSLQDQAASSSGKGLLNRMPNVWSDETSQEDEPTAAASNDGQEVIGAGLPLLQRLKLLREKEAAQAAAAAAATGATSAAPIPSSSSSTALADDKKDVEPGHSQLPLLQRLAQLKTKDDKPLVPESKTSSTTVRTQQKATPMSKILKTSKDDGKFGINISDKPDKGNVTWSGAIPKRYSTDESRRNQETDTQPTLEIKPRHIEQISTVRIPSAFGNKTSTWKVLKKVAIHDPPKTKQPVPRPTEGLPIDDEPPTGQSAPSFSQAQSQPDTDKKDGRGQEVTKNGDQETSSKGKGQVEPQFAQAKNKAQTLSVQCDDYFKPSSINRNKIGIDAHDLPDTSQKIGPSSKLRVRLVNKPESGRMRHAQSCDFPPGTSKTCSFGQGRQMISNVRMQNRTDNEQDTQVRSQSLDSCGSSVKEDGSRAKKVDDTAGFETRPESSNLQESSEDIELFNRAKAKSPESNETAERQNLKSILKKLSSSSLLQGNSDEDNGASPPVAQNGCELKKLMRAQTVEGYAARHSKLTKSVTFNRDTLQSPPHEDSTTPGSQFHFPKHPTQISQEEKREIQKPTRTEPLNDSTNESEEYGDESKVSAIDDLQLGYKMISDQLTNEENDQNEHISPKLIQGNIIEKPIDKNYFRSSPLLMKRMSKEEECFGDVLSGIKHVIQDQLEDFQSKFLNKFNDLEMEVKKRDDIICRLQTRIQELEENDPQENGDSSDNDQPFLRGDSVDTVIRSSPKLSSARSWEEPLEEEFVEAEEETAGIRNNVPIIPHVPNVPVPNVPPLLTMWGSTNIDIEPGTSSSSSESGEEIDYSTVPYNKNWEVEMLAEQLDQRANEPQPGTSGVNVRKRHSFSGHRTPHEDLRSKKKPLQTTKSLDECNDGSGRFSSLYRSMSIGNLHSTLMKNLGSFIWGNEDSTSQDTIPTISQTCPSHSTSPPPDI, encoded by the exons AACGAAGAGTAATCAGAGGTGGTTGAAGTTGAGGACAACAGTTCAGCTGTCTGGTGCCATTTCCACCATCCAGAAAAAGCCGCCATTGAAGAGAGAAGACTCATTCTTGAAGCGATTTTCCACCAGGCAGATCCCTGAGACACAG GAGACAATGGATACCGGCGAGGATGGGGACGGGGAAGGGGGAGCCTATTCACAAAATGGCGCCCGCAGCTTCCTGCAGAGACGTCGCCACAGACGCAAACACACACGTCTGTCCAGAACCGTTGTGAATCCGGATGAGAACTTCTACTTCTACTGGCTTTTCCTTCTGACACTTTGTGTGCTGTACAACTTATGGACGCTGATTGTTCGGGAGAGTTTTCCCGAGCTTCAGAAATTGGGATCGAGAGTCTGGTTTGCCTGTGACATCTTCAGTGATGTCATTTACCTGTGCGACATCGTCGTGCAGTTCCGCACCGGGTACCTGGAGCAAGGCCTCATGGTCTATGATTACAAGAAGCTGGCTCGTCACTACGTCTGCTGCAGAGCGTTTTTTTTAGATTGCACCTCCCTCACTCCGCTCGATCTGTTCCAGTACCACATGGGCACCCATCCGATGCTTCGCTTTCCACGCTTTTTGAAG GTTTACCGGGTATACGACTACTATTATATGGTGGAATCTCGCACTGTTTATCCGAATCTGTGGAGAGTAATCAACCTGATCCACATCTTGCTGATCCTGGCACATTGGTTTGGCTGCTTCTACTATCTGCTATCAGAAGCGGAGCGGTTCCAAGGAGATTGGGTCTACCCATATAGACCGGGAGAATATGCAACCCTCACACGGAAATATCTTGGATCTTTGTATTGGTCAACTCTGACGCTAACAACTATAGGCGATCTTCCAACTCCTGAAACAAACGCTGA tcGCGTTACGACGGATGGCCTTCAAATGCTCCCCAGGCGGGGACACAAATCGCGTCTCCTCCAGTTTAAAAATAACAGAGG GTATATCTTCACAATCGTGAGCTATTTGATTGGAGTCTTCATTTTCGCTACAATTGTTG GGCAAGTTGGAAACGTGATCACCAACCGCAATGCGAATCGTTTGGAGTTTGAGAGATTGCTGGACGGAGCAAAGACCTACATGAGACACCATAAAGTCCCCGGAGGAATGAAGAGAAGAGTGCTTAGATGGTATGACTACTCCTGGTCAAG AGGACGAATTCAAGGAGGGGGTGACATAAATACTGCTCTAGGTCTTCTACCAGATAAACTCAAAACGGAATTGGCTCTTCATGTGAATCTGAGTGTTCTCAAAAAG gTTACCATTTTTCAAGAATGCCAACCGGAATTCCTGCATGACttagtattgaaaatgaaagCATTCATTTTCACTCCTGGAGATTTGATCTGCCGCAAAGGAGAGGTCGCAAGAGAAATGTTTATCATTGCCGATGGAATTCTTGAAGTCATGAG tGAAACTGGACGCGTATTAACCACTATGAAGGCTGGAGATTTCTTTGGAGAAATTGGGATTTTAAACTTGGATGGCTTGAATAA ACGAACGGCAGATGTGAGATCTGTAGGCTACTCAGAGCTGTTCAGTCTTTCCCGTGAGGATGTTCTGGCTGCCATGACGGACTATCCAGAGGCTGAGGCAATTTTACACAGCTTGGGAAGAAAAAGATTAATGGAAGCTAGGAATGTGAACAGGAATTTGAGGAACCTGG ATAACCGAAATGAGAAGAGCTTTGGAAGGAGTTTCTCTCCGGATCCACATAATAGTCGGGCCAGTAAACGGATAGTGCAACGGCTTAGAAGTGATGTGAGGGGGCTTAAAAATGTTCTCAGGAAGAGTAGACGAGGTGGAAG GTCAAAAGATGAATCATTGGAACTGCAGCCGCTAACCAGTCTACAGGATCAAGCTGCCTCAAGCTCTGGTAAAGGTTTACTGAACAGAATGCCCAACGTTTGGAGTGATGAGACATCACAAGAGGACGAACCAACTGCAGCAGCATCCAATGATGGCCAAGAAGTTATTGGAGCAGGCTTACCACTTCTTCAAAGATTGAAACTCCTCCGAGAGAAGGAAGCTGCTCAGgctgcagcagcagcagcagcaacagggGCCACAAGTGCTGCACCAATTCCTTCGTCATCATCCTCCACGGCACTAGCCGATGACAAAAAAGACGTTGAACCAGGACATAGTCAACTGCCATTGCTGCAAAGATTGGCTCAACTAAAAACCAAGGATGACAAACCTCTAGTCCCTGAATCTAAGACTTCATCTACAACTGTCAGAACTCAACAAAAGGCCACCCCAATGTCGAAAATATTAAAGACATCCAAAGATGATGGGAAATTCGGTATCAATATCAGTGATAAGCCTGACAAAGGGAATGTAACTTGGAGTGGAGCTATCCCGAAACGTTACAGTACTGATGAATCACGCCGCAACCAAGAGACTGATACACAACCTACATTAGAAATCAAACCAAGACACATTGAGCAAATCTCAACTGTTAGAATCCCATCTGCTTTCGGTAACAAAACATCAACATGGAAAGTACTGAAAAAGGTTGCTATTCATGACCCTCCAAAGACTAAACAACCTGTTCCACGACCAACTGAAGGTTTGCCAATTGATGATGAACCACCCACTGGTCAATCAGCTCCATCTTTCTCACAAGCTCAGAGTCAACCAGATACTGATAAAAAAGATGGAAGAGGCCAAGAAGTAACCAAGAATGGTGACCAAGAAACTAGTAGCAAGGGGAAAGGACAAGTAGAACCTCAATTTGCTCAAGCCAAAAATAAAGCTCAAACTTTATCAGTACAGTGTGACGACTATTTCAAGCCTAGCTCcatcaatagaaataaaatcgGCATAGATGCTCATGATCTACCGGATACATCACAGAAAATTGGTCCCAGCTCAAAACTAAGAGTCAGATTGGTTAATAAGCCAGAAAGTGGTAGAATGCGCCATGCTCAGTCTTGCGATTTTCCTCCAGGAACATCAAAGACCTGTAGCTTCGGACAAGGAAGGCAGATGATTTCCAATGTTCGAATGCAGAATAGAACAGACAATGAGCAGGATACACAGGTCAGGAGTCAAAGTTTGGATTCTTGTGGGTCTTCAGTTAAAGAGGATGGGTCTAGAGCAAAGAAGGTTGATGACACCGCAGGTTTTGAGACTCGACCTGAAAGTTCCAATCTGCAGGAGAGCAGCGAAGATATCGAACTATTCAATAGAGCTAAAGCAAAGTCACCAGAAAGTAACGAGACTGCAGAAAGACAGAATTTAAAGAGCATCTTGAAGAAATTGTCATCATCTTCACTCCTACAAGGTAATAGCGATGAGGATAATGGCGCATCTCCTCCCGTCGCGCAGAACGGGTGTGAGTTGAAGAAACTGATGCGTGCACAAACAGTGGAAGGATATGCAGCTCGCCATAGCAAGCTCACAAAGAGTGTCACATTCAACCGTGACACGTTGCAATCACCCCCTCACGAAGATAGCACTACTCCAGGCAGCCAATTTCATTTTCCCAAACATCCAACCCAAATTTCTCAAGAGGAAAAGCGAGAAATTCAAAAACCAACTAGAACAGAACCTCTGAATGATAGCACAAACGAATCTGAAGAGTACGGCGATGAATCCAAAGTATCAGCTATAGATGATTTGCAACTAGGGTATAAGATGATATCTGATCAACTGACCAACGAAGAGAACGATCAAAATGAGCACATATCACCGAAATTGATTCAGGgaaatatcattgaaaaaccAATAGATAAGAACTATTTCCGTTCAAGTCCATTGCTAATGAAACGAATGAGCAAAGAAGAGGAATGCTTCGGCGACGTTCTCTCGGGCATAAAACATGTCATTCAAGACCAATTG GAAGATTTTCAATCgaaatttctcaataaatttaatgatttggAAATGGAAGTCAAGAAGAGAGATGACATAATTTGCAGGTTGCAGACAAGGATACAAGAGCTTGAGGAG AACGATCCTCAAGAGAATGGCGACAGCTCAGATAATGATCAACCATTTTTG CGAGGCGATTCTGTGGATACGGTTATCCGCTCATCACCAAAACTGAGTAGCGCGAGATCCTGGGAGGAGCCATTGGAAGAGGAATTTGTGGAAGCTGAGGAAGAGACTGCGGGGATTAGAAACAACGTACCTATTATACCCCATGTACCCAACGTACCAGTACCCAATGTACCTCCTCTCCTCACCATGTGGGGAAGCACAAACATTGACATAGAGCCTGGCACCTCAAGCAGCTCCAGTGAATCCGGAGAAGAGATCGACTACAGCACAGTACCCTACAACAAGAATTGGGAGGTGGAGATGCTGGCTGAACAGCTAGACCAGAGAGCCAATGAGCCTCAGCCCGGCACCAGCGGCGTCAATGTCAGGAAACGCCACAGTTTCAGCGGTCACCGAACTCCACACGAAGACCTGAGAAGCAAGAAGAAACCGCTGCAGACAACTAAGTCTCTGGATGAATGCAATGACGGCTCTGGAAGGTTTTCCTCCCTCTACCGCAGCATGTCCATAGGCAATCTCCATTCCACCCTCATGAAAAATCTGGGCAGCTTCATCTGGGGCAATGAAGACAGCACTTCGCAAGACACCATACCCACCATCTCTCAAACCTGTCCTTCTCACAGCACTTCACCACCACCTGACATTTAA